The DNA region ATAGGTGCGGCGCACTTCGTAGAGAATGTCACGGGCCACGGCCTGGGCGACGTTGGCACCGCAGAATCGCTCGATCAGATAAATGTACAGGTCGCAGGCCGAGGTGGTGCCGCCAGCGCAATACACGTTGTCGGCGTCGGTCAGGTGCTTTTCCTGATTGAGCAGCACGTTGGGGTAGCGCTCTGCGAAGGCACTGAAGAATCGCCAATAGGTGGTGGCTTCCTTGCCGTCGAGCAGTCCGGCTTCGGCGAGCCAGTAGACGCCGGTGGCTTCGCCGCAGATCACCGCGCCGTTGGCATGTTGCTCGCGCAGCCAGGGCAGGATCTGCGGGTAACGCTGGCAGAGGATGTCGAAGTCATCCCAGAAGGCCGGGATGACGATGATGTCGCTTTGGCACAGTGCGCCATCCACGGGCAGCGTGACGTCACTGAAGCTGCTGACCGGGAGCCCGTCCGGGCTGATCAGGCGGGTTTCGAAGGCGGGTATCAAGCCTTGGCCCAATTGCTTGCTGTAGCGCAGGCTGGCCAGGTGGAAAAAGTCCTTGGCCTGCATCACGGTTGAGGCGAACATTTTATCGGTGGTCAGAATGCTGACGCGCCGTAGAAGGGCGGTTTGCTGAATCGGCATAATCTTTATTCTTATATGGGTAAATGGTCAAGCAACGGCTGGATCGTCTTATTTTTTGACGATTATGTCCAGTCTGCCTTGGCAGGCATCCCGATAGCCTGTGAGTGATGGCTTTGTGCTTCGCCGGCAAATATCCGTCAATCGGGCCCTCGCAGGCAATAAACAGAACGTGAACAAAAAATCCGGTTGAGGTTATTTTCGCAGTCTGTATAATCCGCCAGCTCTTTGCAGTGGAAGTGATGCGCCGTCTGCCGAAGAATCTTGCCGTATAACGGACGCGCTGACCCGAGCCCCCGATAGCGTCTGTTTCCGGCTGCCTTTGACTTGTCAAAGTACGCACTATTCAGTAAGATCCGCCGTCTAATTTTCAGGGCGGCCCCTGAGGCTATAAAGAATGAAAACTTTTACTGCTAAACCGGAAACAGTTAAGCGCGACTGGTTCGTCGTCGACGCTGCTGGTCAGACCCTGGGTCGTCTGGCCACCGAAATCGCGAGCCGTCTGCGTGGCAAGCACAAACCGGAATACACTCCGCACGTTGACACCGGCGACTACATCGTCGTGATCAATGCCGAGCAGATCCGTGTTACTGGTGCCAAGACGACCGACAAGATCTACTACTCACACTCCGGTTTTCCGGGCGGGATCAAGTCGATCAACTTCGAAAAGCTGATCGCCAAAGCTCCTGAGCGCGTGATCGAGACCGCGGTCAAAGGCATGCTGCCTAAGAACCCGCTGGGTCGCGACATGTATCGTAAGCTGAAAGTCTATGCGGGCGCTGTACACCCTCATACTGCTCAGCAGCCCCAAGAACTGAAGTTTTAACGGAATAGTTCATTATGTCGGCGACTCAAAATTACGGCACTGGCCGTCGCAAGACCGCAACCGCACGCGTTTTCCTGCGTCCGGGTACTGGTAATATCTCGATCAACAACCGCACTCTGGAAAACTTCTTCGGCCGCGAAACTGCCCGCATGGTAGTTCGTCAGCCGCTGGAACTGACCGAGACTGTTGAAAAGTTCGACATCTACGTCACTGTTATCGGTGGCGGTGTAAGTGGTCAGGCTGGCGCAATCCGCCACGGTATCACTCGCGCTCTGATGCAGTACGACGAGACTCTGCGTGGCGCTCTGCGTAAAGCAGGCTTCGTGACTCGCGATGCTCGTGAAGTTGAACGTAAGAAAGTCGGTCTGCGTAAAGCGCGTAAGCGTCCGCAGTACTCGAAGCGTTAATTCGCTTTTCGTTCGAATCTATTCGTTCGAAGCTTTTTGTTCAAAAAAAGACGTCCACCCCATCATTGGGTTGGGCGTTTTTTTATGGGCGCGTTCTTTACGGGGCAGGGGGGTGTCGATGTGCTCATATCAGGCACATATCGCGGCACTAACAGCTTACCGATGCAAGATTGCAGAATTTGCATCGCGTAAATAAGCTATCTTGTCGCCCGCGACTGACACCTGTCCTGTTGCGATCATTATCGGAGGCGCCTTGAGGCGCGTTCGTTCGTGTTTCCGATAAATTTTAACAAGCGAGGAGGATCACCATGGGCGTGACCAACCGGTTGGCCTGTTACTCCGACCCCGCCGACCACTATTCCCATCGCGTGCGCATCGTGCTCGCGGAGAAAGGTGTCAGCGCCGAAATCATTGAAGTTGTGGCAGGTCGTCATCCGCCTCAGCTCATTGAAGTGAACCCGTATGGCAGCGTACCCACCCTGGTCGATCGTGACCTGGCGTTGTACGAGTCGACGGTGGTGATGGAATATCTGGATGAGCGTTATCCTCATCCGCCCTTGTTGCCTGTCTATCCGGTGGCCCGTGCCAACAGCCGTCTGTTGATCCACAGGATTCAACGTGACTGGTGTGGCCTTGTGGACCTGATCCTGGATACTCGCAGTAAAGAACCTGCTCGTGTTCAGGCGCGCAAGGAGCTGCGTGAAAGTCTGGCCGGTGTTTCCCCGCTGTTCGCGGAAAAAGCTTTTTTCATGAGCGACGAGCTAAGTCTCGTCGATTGCTGTCTATTGCCCATACTCTGGCGTTTGCCGATTTTGGGTATTGAACTGCCGCGGCCCGCCAAGCCGCTGCTTGATTATATGGAGCGCCAATTTGCGCGTGAGGCTTTTCAGGCGAGTCTGTCTGCTGCCGAACGTGAAATGCGCTAAGGCTTAAGGAGCCGTTATGAACTCCAGTCGCCCTTATCTTGTTCGTGCTCTTTATGAGTGGATCGTCGATAACGATTGCACCCCGCATGTGCTCGTCAATGCGGAGTACCCGTCCGTTCAGGTCCCTCAGGGGTTCGCCAACGATGGACAGATTGTCCTGAATGTTTCGCCCAGTGCTGTGCGTCATCTGCACATGGACAACGAAGCGGTCAGCTTTGAAGGTCGTTTTGGTGGTGTGCCACACACGCTTTACGTGCCTGTTGCTTCAATCCTGGGTATTTATGCCCGGGAGAACGGGCAGGGCATGGTCTTCGATCTGGAGCCCTCCCTTGAGGATGGCGAAGAGATCGAGATTGAAATCGAAGAGGATACGCCGCCAGACAACGAGCCACCGCGCCCGAGCGGCCGGCCGAGCCTGAAAGTGGTCAAGTGATACGGTGCTGAAACAAAAGCTCTGCAATAAAAAAAGGCGATCCCAGGATCGCCTTTTTCATGTCTGCCAGTTGGCCGTCAGTCGATGTACTCGAACAGTTTGACGATCTTCTGCACGCCAGAGACGCTTTGCACGAGGTTGGTCGCCCGGTTGGCTTCGTCCTGAGTCACCAAGCCCAGCAGGAACACAATACCGTTTTCAGTCACGACCTTGATGCGCGAGCCGGGGATCGACGCGTCAGCGATCATCTGGCTTTTGATCTTGGTGGTCAGCCAGGTGTCGTTATTGCGGGCCAGCAGCGAAGACGGCGCCATGACCTGGATCTCGTTGTTGACCTTCTTGACGCGCTGGACTGCGCTGGCGGCCTGTTCGGCCATTGCCTTGAGGTCAGCGCGCGGTGTCTGGCCCGCCAGCAGCACGATGCCGTTGTAGCTGGTCACAACGATGTGCGAGCCTTCGGCCAGATCGGGGCTTGCCTTGGAGATATTCACGGCCGCCTTGGTTTCGATCAGTGAGTCATCGATCTTGCTGCCAAAGGTGCGCGTGCCGCGATCATCTTCGATCGGTTTTTCGCGAGCGGCCGTGATCACCGAACTGCATCCGGTGATGCTGAGGCACAGTGTCAAAACCAGTAGGCTGAGACGATTAGGGGTCATTCTTCACTCCCGAACAGTTGGCTGTCGATCAGATCGCAAAGGCAATGGATCGCCAGCAGGTGGACTTCTTGTATGCGTGCCGTGACGTTGGCCGGTACGCGGATTTCCACGTCCTCGGGCAATAGCAGGGAAGCCATGCCGCCGCCGTCGCGTCCCGTCAATGCTACGACAATCATTTCACGATCATGTGCGGCCTGGATGGCCTGAATAATATTCGCCGAGTTGCCGCTGGTGGAGATCGCCAGCAACACATCGCCCGGCTGGCCCAGTGCGCGGATCTGTTTGGAAAAGATTTCGTTATAGCTGTAATCATTGGCGATCGAGGTGATCGTCGAGCTGTCAGTCGTCAGCGCAATGGCTGGCAGACTGGGGCGCTCGCGCTCGAAGCGGTTGAGCAATTCCGAGGAAAAGTGCTGCGCATCACCCGCCGACCCGCCATTGCCACACGAAAGCATTTTGCCTTCGTTGAGCAGGGCATTGACCATGACCTGGCTGGCTTGCTCGATATAGGGTGCAAGGACTTCCATCGCCTGTTGTTTGGTTTCGATGCTGGCCTGAAACAGCCGGCGAATTCGGGATTGCATGTCCATCAATGTGACCTTAATTAGAGCGTACGGCGGCGGGACGGATGCGCCGGGGTCTCCCGGATGCTATCCGGCACACAGGGTGTGCAGCCGGCAAAACAAATAGCGAAATCGATGGTGGCAGAAGCGGGGTGCAGGTCATGAAGGTAATCGGGCGGATCGCCCTGATGCACTTCAGCTGTCAAAAGCGCTCCTGATCCAGTTCAGCGGTGCGGCACTGCCAGGGTCGCCTTCAATGGCGATCACGTCGAAACGACAGGGGTGATCGGCCCATTCCGGGACCTGTTGCAGAAAAAGCTGTGCGGCAGTGACGAGTTTCTCCTGCTTGCGAAAATCGACGCTTTCGATGGCGCCACCCCAGCCGATGTGGCGGCGATAGCGAACTTCGACGAATACTACTGTATCGCCGTCGAGCATGACTAGATCAAGCTCGCCGCGTTTGCATAACCAGTTTTGTTCGATAAGGCGCAGCCCCTGCTGTTGCAGATACTGCAGGGCGAAGGCTTCTGCCTCACGCCCTGCCTGCTGCCGGGTGCTGCGTTGCATCAAGGGGCGGTGTCCGGCAGGCGCTGAATCTTGCCGTCGACGAACTCTGCCCATGGCAACTGACGCTCGATGCGGCGGTCGGGGTTCATGCTCAGGCTGCCGGACAGGCCGTCGATGCGGGTGTCAGGCATCGCCTTGAGCTGAGCAAGACGCGGGGCCAGGCGGTAAGCATCGATGCCCATCGCGTACAAGCGCCCCAGGCTGCCCGCAGCCTGCGGCCATTGCGCTGTCACTTGCTGGCGCAGCGGGTCGTCGGCGTTGAGCAGCCAAGGTGTTTCGCAGAAGCGCACACCATTCAGGTCCATGTACTGCGCGTGGTCGTTGCTGTTGGTAAACAGGTGCGACGTCGCATACACCGGAACGTCGCCCGCGTATTGGAAGACCATGGTCGGTTTGATTTGCTGCGCTTGCTGAGGCGTTGCGGCGAGGAACATGAAGTCGATGTCCTGGCGACGGCTAGGTTGTGCCGCTACCTGAGTGCCGGCAGTGCTTTGCAGGCGCTGGGCACGACCTTCGCTGTTACGCAGCTGGAACAGGTCAGCAACCTGTTGGGCCAGCTCTACCGGCTGGTCAACGTGTTCGGCGGCAATCAGCGTACCGCCCTTGGCTTGCCAGGCTTTGCGGAAAGCATCGAGAACGCGGTCGCCCCATTCGCCTTTCGGCACCATGGCAACGGCGCTGCGCCTGCCGTCGGCCCATGCGCGACGGGCTACTTCACGGGCTTCGTCTTCTGCGGCCAGACCGAACTGGTACAGCTGCGCCGGGCCTTCGGCGCCCATGTCACTGTAGTTGAGCGCCAAGGTGGTGATCGGCAATTGCTGGCGGCTGTTCAGCTGTTTGACGAGGTTCTTTTCCAGCGGGCCGACGACCAGTTGAACACCTGCAGCCTGTGCCTGACGGTAGAACTCGTCCATCGAGGTGACGCGCGAGCTGTCGAAGACCTGGATGGCAGGCGGGTTTTCCCCTGCTTGCTGAGCCTGGAAGTGGGCAGCCATGAAGCCTTCGCGCAGCGCCTTGGCGACCGATGCCAGTTGACCGTCCTGCGGCAACAGCAGGGCGATTTTGGTAAGCGGCTCACTGGTCAGGGCGCGCAGTTTGGCAAGGGCGTCAGGCAGTTGCAGGGCGGCAGGGTGTTTCGGGTTCTGCGCCTTCCAGTTGTCGATGGCGGCCTGTTGCTGCTCGAGCGTACCGGCACCTTTGATCGAGCGCGCCAGATTCAGCCAGCCGCCCATGTCGTCGGTGGCGGAGCTTTGCAGTTGCTCGGCCGGGAGCGCGGAGACCAGCGTCCAGATCGCATCGTTGTTGGCGCTGACATCTGCGCCCTGCAACAGTGGCCCGGCCAAAACCCGCTCGTGAACGGCAGCCAGCATCTGACCATCGGCTTCCAGGGCGCGAGCCTTGACCCTATGGGTGCGAACCTGCTGTTCGACCGACAGTTCACCCAGGCGCTGCATGCTCGGATGATTCAGGGCGGTCAGCGCGGCCTTGGGTTGATTGCGACCCATCGCCAGCTCTGCGGACAGCGTGCTGGCGTAGACCTGCAGGCCAGGCTTGAGTTGGTCGAGCTGGACCTGGCCAAGAATCTGCGCTGCGCGTCCTGCGTCGTTCTGGCGGCTGGCCAGATCGGCAGCACTCAAACGCAGCGTTGCGGCCTGCTCGGGTGTTTTGGCGTTGGCGGCCTGGTCGAGCAATTGCTCGATACTGGCGTCGGGGGTGCGCGGCAACTCGCCAAGGCTGGACGAGGGCGAGCTGGCGCAGGCTGCAAGAAGCGCAGCGAAGCAGAGGGCAGAGAGCAGCCGCAGACAAGCGATCATTGGTATGTTCCTGATACTCGAGCGAATTAACGTGGAATTGTACCCAAGCGCTGGCCGGGGTGCGACGTCGAAGGTGTGTAAAGCCGTGATATTGATCGCGTTAGGGTCACCTGCCGGGCAAATCGTTCAATTCGGGGGTGTCGCCGCGTGCTTCGGTCAGGCGTCATCACGTTATTTATTCCTTTTTTACCGGCTTCCCTGATGCGCGAGCCGTAGGTTCACGTCGCAGCCTGTACAATACGCGCTTCCAAGCACCAAGCTTTAACACAAGAGGTCTGCGTTTTGACTGTTCCGGTTGTTTCGAATTCCACTCCGGGCTCGCTATATGTCGTGGCGACCCCCATCGGCAATCTGGACGATATGAGCGTGCGGGCGCTGAAGGTGTTGCGTGAAGTCGCGTTGATCGCGGCAGAAGACACGCGTCATTCAGCACGCCTGATGCAGCACTTCGGAATATCGACGCCACTGGCCGCTTGCCATGAGCATAACGAACGAGATGAGGGTAGCCGGTTTATCGCGCGGCTGCTGGCAGGCGAAGATGTCGCACTGATTTCCGATGCGGGTACACCGTTGATCTCCGATCCGGGCTATCACCTGGTCCGCCAGGCGCGTGCCGCCGGTGTGCCAGTCGTGCCGGTACCGGGTGCCTGCGCGTTGATCGCCGCGTTGTCTGCTGCGGGTCTGCCGTCGGATCGTTTCATCTTCGAAGGCTTTCTTCCGGCGAAGACGGTCGGGCGTCGGGCGAAGCTCGAGCTGGTCAGGGAAGAACCGCGCACGCTCATCTATTACGAGGCGCCACACCGGATTCTGGAATGTCTGCAGGATATGGAGCTGGTGTTCGGCGCCGACCGTCATGCACTGCTGGCGCGTGAAATAACCAAAACTTTTGAAACGCTCAAGGGTCTGCCTTTGGGTGAGCTGCGGGCTTTTGTCGAGGCCGACAGTAATCAGCAGCGTGGCGAGTGTGTTGTGCTGGTGTCCGGATGGACCCCGCCCGAAGACGAGGATGTCATCGGTGCCGAGGCGCGCAGGGTGCTCGATCTGTTGCTTGAAGAGATGCCGTTAAAGCGCGCAGCCGCCTTGGCAGCCGAGATAACCGGGTTGCGCAAGAACCTGCTTTATCAGGTGGCGCTGGACAAACAGAAGGGCGAATGAGCGGTGCTTGCGAGAGGCCATGCGGGTTGCAGGCACTTTAAAGCTTGTTCTTGATGGCGTGTGCCGCTAACCTTGTCGGCGGAGAGTCGATTGGACAGTCGCTGCCTCTTGTTGTTCCGCAACAAGGGGGGGAGGAAAGTCCGGGCTCCATAGGGCGGAGTGCCAGGTAACACCTGGGAGGCGCGAGCCTACGGAAAGTGCCACAGAAAATAACCGCCTAAGCACTTCGGTGCCGGTAAGGGTGAAAAGGTGCGGTAAGAGCGCACCGCACGTCTGGCAACAGTTCGTGGCAAGGTAAACCCCACTCGGAGCAAGACCAAATAGGGTTCCAAGGCGTGGCCCGCGCTGGAACCGGGTAGGTTGCTAAAGACGTCCAGTGATGGCCGTCGTAGAGGAATGACTGTCCTCGACAGAACCCGGCTTACAGATCGACTCTCCACCTTTTTTTCTACCCCTCGTTTTAAGCAGCAAATCCCCTTCGTAATACCAAAAAAATCTTACAGCTCATAAATCACATTAACTTCGAATCGCAACGATTTGAGCTGTGTGGGATTTATCCGTCAGACAGTGCCTGAATTATCCGTTCTGACTTCGAAACCACTCCTAAATCTCCGAAATGTAAGGGTTTTCCTTAAGACCGTGCCTTGACGGTGTGGTGGGCGCGTTCCTATAGTGTGCGCAAGTGGCAGAAAGTGGCACGAAGTGGGTTTTTTTAGCGCAAAAAGCTGATATTCGGAGAATGCGCCTGTGTTCCGTGGTGCCAACGCGATCAATCTCGATGCCAAAGGCCGTCTCGCCATGCCGAGCCGGTATCGTGACGAGTTGGATTCGCGCAGTGCCGGGCAAATGATCGTGACGATTGACGCTGTTGACCCCTGCCTGTGTCTCTACCCGTTGTCCGAGTGGGAACTGATAGAAGCCAAGCTGCGGGATCTGGCGACCTTTCGTGAAGAGAACCGTCGCTTGCAACGGCTTTTGATTGGTAACGCGGTCGATCTGGAACTGGATGGCAGCGGTCGTTTTCTGGTGCCGCCACGTCTTCGCGAGTACGCGAAGCTCGACAAGCGCGTGATGTTGGTGGGCCAGCTCAACAAATTTCAACTGTGGGACGAGGACGCCTGGAATGCTCTTGCTGATGCTGACCTTGCGGCCATTCAACAACCTGGCGCCATGCCTGACGAATTACGTGACCTGATCCTGTGACTATGAATAGCGCCTTTACCCACATCACCGTACTGCTTGAAGAAGCCGTGGAGGCTCTCGCGGTACGCGCGGATGGCTGCTATCTGGACGGTACGTTCGGACGTGGCGGGCACAGTCGTCTGATCCTCAGTCACCTCGGGCCGGACGGCCGGCTGCTGGGATTCGACAAGGATCCCCAGGCGATTGCCACCGGGCAAGCGCTAGCGGCCGAAGACGGCCGCTTTGTCATTGTGCAGCGCAGCTTTGCAGAACTGGGTTCGGAAGTTCAGGAGCGCGGTCTGGCGGGCAAGGTCAGCGGCATCCTGCTGGATCTGGGTGTGTCGTCCCCGCAGCTGGACGATCCTGAGCGTGGCTTCAGTTTCATGA from Pseudomonas syringae includes:
- a CDS encoding phosphoheptose isomerase — protein: MDMQSRIRRLFQASIETKQQAMEVLAPYIEQASQVMVNALLNEGKMLSCGNGGSAGDAQHFSSELLNRFERERPSLPAIALTTDSSTITSIANDYSYNEIFSKQIRALGQPGDVLLAISTSGNSANIIQAIQAAHDREMIVVALTGRDGGGMASLLLPEDVEIRVPANVTARIQEVHLLAIHCLCDLIDSQLFGSEE
- a CDS encoding ClpXP protease specificity-enhancing factor, translated to MNSSRPYLVRALYEWIVDNDCTPHVLVNAEYPSVQVPQGFANDGQIVLNVSPSAVRHLHMDNEAVSFEGRFGGVPHTLYVPVASILGIYARENGQGMVFDLEPSLEDGEEIEIEIEEDTPPDNEPPRPSGRPSLKVVK
- a CDS encoding BON domain-containing protein, encoding MTPNRLSLLVLTLCLSITGCSSVITAAREKPIEDDRGTRTFGSKIDDSLIETKAAVNISKASPDLAEGSHIVVTSYNGIVLLAGQTPRADLKAMAEQAASAVQRVKKVNNEIQVMAPSSLLARNNDTWLTTKIKSQMIADASIPGSRIKVVTENGIVFLLGLVTQDEANRATNLVQSVSGVQKIVKLFEYID
- the mraZ gene encoding division/cell wall cluster transcriptional repressor MraZ, which encodes MFRGANAINLDAKGRLAMPSRYRDELDSRSAGQMIVTIDAVDPCLCLYPLSEWELIEAKLRDLATFREENRRLQRLLIGNAVDLELDGSGRFLVPPRLREYAKLDKRVMLVGQLNKFQLWDEDAWNALADADLAAIQQPGAMPDELRDLIL
- the rplM gene encoding 50S ribosomal protein L13, which encodes MKTFTAKPETVKRDWFVVDAAGQTLGRLATEIASRLRGKHKPEYTPHVDTGDYIVVINAEQIRVTGAKTTDKIYYSHSGFPGGIKSINFEKLIAKAPERVIETAVKGMLPKNPLGRDMYRKLKVYAGAVHPHTAQQPQELKF
- a CDS encoding penicillin-binding protein activator, which produces MIACLRLLSALCFAALLAACASSPSSSLGELPRTPDASIEQLLDQAANAKTPEQAATLRLSAADLASRQNDAGRAAQILGQVQLDQLKPGLQVYASTLSAELAMGRNQPKAALTALNHPSMQRLGELSVEQQVRTHRVKARALEADGQMLAAVHERVLAGPLLQGADVSANNDAIWTLVSALPAEQLQSSATDDMGGWLNLARSIKGAGTLEQQQAAIDNWKAQNPKHPAALQLPDALAKLRALTSEPLTKIALLLPQDGQLASVAKALREGFMAAHFQAQQAGENPPAIQVFDSSRVTSMDEFYRQAQAAGVQLVVGPLEKNLVKQLNSRQQLPITTLALNYSDMGAEGPAQLYQFGLAAEDEAREVARRAWADGRRSAVAMVPKGEWGDRVLDAFRKAWQAKGGTLIAAEHVDQPVELAQQVADLFQLRNSEGRAQRLQSTAGTQVAAQPSRRQDIDFMFLAATPQQAQQIKPTMVFQYAGDVPVYATSHLFTNSNDHAQYMDLNGVRFCETPWLLNADDPLRQQVTAQWPQAAGSLGRLYAMGIDAYRLAPRLAQLKAMPDTRIDGLSGSLSMNPDRRIERQLPWAEFVDGKIQRLPDTAP
- a CDS encoding YraN family protein; translation: MMQRSTRQQAGREAEAFALQYLQQQGLRLIEQNWLCKRGELDLVMLDGDTVVFVEVRYRRHIGWGGAIESVDFRKQEKLVTAAQLFLQQVPEWADHPCRFDVIAIEGDPGSAAPLNWIRSAFDS
- a CDS encoding glutathione S-transferase N-terminal domain-containing protein, whose amino-acid sequence is MGVTNRLACYSDPADHYSHRVRIVLAEKGVSAEIIEVVAGRHPPQLIEVNPYGSVPTLVDRDLALYESTVVMEYLDERYPHPPLLPVYPVARANSRLLIHRIQRDWCGLVDLILDTRSKEPARVQARKELRESLAGVSPLFAEKAFFMSDELSLVDCCLLPILWRLPILGIELPRPAKPLLDYMERQFAREAFQASLSAAEREMR
- the rsmI gene encoding 16S rRNA (cytidine(1402)-2'-O)-methyltransferase yields the protein MTVPVVSNSTPGSLYVVATPIGNLDDMSVRALKVLREVALIAAEDTRHSARLMQHFGISTPLAACHEHNERDEGSRFIARLLAGEDVALISDAGTPLISDPGYHLVRQARAAGVPVVPVPGACALIAALSAAGLPSDRFIFEGFLPAKTVGRRAKLELVREEPRTLIYYEAPHRILECLQDMELVFGADRHALLAREITKTFETLKGLPLGELRAFVEADSNQQRGECVVLVSGWTPPEDEDVIGAEARRVLDLLLEEMPLKRAAALAAEITGLRKNLLYQVALDKQKGE
- a CDS encoding GlxA family transcriptional regulator produces the protein MASLRYSKQLGQGLIPAFETRLISPDGLPVSSFSDVTLPVDGALCQSDIIVIPAFWDDFDILCQRYPQILPWLREQHANGAVICGEATGVYWLAEAGLLDGKEATTYWRFFSAFAERYPNVLLNQEKHLTDADNVYCAGGTTSACDLYIYLIERFCGANVAQAVARDILYEVRRTYAPGRIGFGGQKLHQDVVILQIQHWLEEHFADKFRFEDVAREHGMSIRNFMRRFQTATGDKPLHYLQRLRIETAKGLLSGTRKSIKTISYEVGYDDASFFARLFRQHTELSPNQYRHQFESQREKL
- the rpsI gene encoding 30S ribosomal protein S9; the encoded protein is MSATQNYGTGRRKTATARVFLRPGTGNISINNRTLENFFGRETARMVVRQPLELTETVEKFDIYVTVIGGGVSGQAGAIRHGITRALMQYDETLRGALRKAGFVTRDAREVERKKVGLRKARKRPQYSKR